GAAACTCTCACTCTCAGCCATCCATATGGTATCTCACTTGAACACAGGGCTTTGGGCCTTTCCCCTGCTTTTGGAAAATTTATTTGATTCTTGTAGGAGTTTCCAGTTAGTAAACATCAGCCcctttatttgaaaatatatattattcaatagagggaaattgagaggggaggggagatagagaaggagagagccacAGACattagcagccctgcttcaccactcctaaagcttgaacaggggcttgaacctgtgtccttgtgcactgtaatgggtgtgcttaaccaggtacaccgccacctggccctcaaactcACTTCCTTACAAGAAGTTATGATGATTGATATCAAGAAGAGCCAGATCAACATTATGGAATTTAATAAAcaacattatttctatatttaggcTGTAGAGTCACTAAGAATTCCTTTTGCTTTCTATGCATTTACAgtttcacataaaaataaatgtctgtACTTTCCCTAGTAAACCCACTGTAGAGAATGGaggtggtatacccagtagagtgcaaatgttagcaagagcaaggacctgggttcagctcCCTGCTCTGGGGAAGCTTCAAGGGCTataaagtagtgctacagatgtctggcTCTCTTCCTCTTCACTTTTCttacctttcaatttttctctatttttataaaaataaaacaattaaaacagtCTGAGAAAAGTGATCCACATTTTGATTATATACTTTCTCTCACATGTAAATTCTCAATACTGTATTTTCTACATCCCATTCTGTGTGGTAATCTGATTACCCTCTTAAAAGTAAACACTTGAGACTTCAggaggtggggctacaagcagcagcagatgtgcccctctccctctccctccccctccccctgttgttctccctctccctctcctctcctggatctaGGAATActgaaggagaccacctgggaccataacaggacaggactagaatgacttcaggaacccaccagatcaTCAATGAGTGCAAACAGGTGTGGGCTGGTGGACaaaaaggagcctagggagagattgggtggctggtaaGAGtcaggcagtttatcagttgagacaccaacttcagtctgtttcaccaacaaggggaccactgaggggaggagagaactcccctgggactcaccaagtgcaactctgagtctccattgctactgccctcagagtctggagcagcagcatggaggccatgtgctgacaccaggggtcagAGAACTAagcaagaaactcaggagaagatctatatctcggtggcatagcagtggggcatCAGCAAATTCCAGCGACTGAACtcatcccaagcatctcctcAGAGGACAGaggaattaaaataacacttaacaatcaacaaagattactaagagtcccaaaatgtgggagctcaacagtacacaccttaacaactactgggtcaaagaggaaataaaagaagaaatcaaaatgtctcaggagttcagtgaaaatgaagacacaagctatgaaaatatttgggacacagctaaggcagtactgagggggaagttcatagccatagaagcacacattaggaaacaagaaaaagcacaaataagcagccTGACTGCACACCCTAAAGACctagtagaagaaaaaaagaaccctaaggcaactagaaggacagaaatcactaaagttagggcagaaatcagtaacattgaaaataagaaaaccatacaaaagatcaattaaagtaaatgttggtttttccaaagagtgaacaaaatcgacaatctttagccagactcacaaaacaaaaaagggagaagacccaaataaattggatagtcaatgaaacaggagatatcacaacagacactgcagaaattcaacatatcatgtgaggcttctgtgaacaactgccggatagcctgagggtacttcttcccgagctagtgctctctgggttggagagaactcaactggagctgatctaggctgctgtgtgggagagggatcaggaactcctgctgcaccaacttccgcaggagatacactctggaactctcggagccggaaagtaatttccaagtgtctttaatcagaagagcagctgtttttatactctccaagtagggtggaaacaggatgtgatatagagagggtggagagaaaagtgactggtgaaaatcagagtgtgacaaagaagggatcagtgtgtgacaaggagggggtggagcaggagagaatcctatcatagaaccaccaatgccctggagtgctttatgtaaaagtgatttatgtaaatagaccaaagctttggatcagtaaaatccctatataggcatatggttaagcagaagccagggggagatggcaactacccaacaaacaactatatgccaccaagctagagaacctggaagaaatggatgatttcctagatacctaccaacttccaaaactaagtaaagaggaagtggataacatgaacaggcccatcacagctaatgaaattgaaacagttatcaaaaatcttcccaaaaataaaagtcctggaccagatgattttacaaatgaattctacaaaactttcaaagatgaACTTATAGCTCTACCTTTaaatgtcttccagaagattgaagacactggaatactcccttccagcttctatgaagcaaacatcactttgatcccaaaagcagacagggacacaaccaaaaaataaaattacagaccaatatctctgatgaacatagatgctaaagtattgaacaaaattctagccaactggctACAGCAGtagattaaaaagattgttcatcatgaccaagtggggtttatcccaggcatgcaaggttgggttaatatacgtaaatcagtcggtgggatccaccacatcaataaaagcaagaccaaaaaccacatgatcatatcaatagatgcagagaaagcctttgacaaaatgcaacatccctttatgatcaaaacactacaaaaaatgggaatagatggaaaattcctgaagatagtggagtctctatagagtaaacctacagccaacatcatactcaatggtgaaaaactggaagcatttcccctcagatcaggtactagacagggctgcccactatcaccattacgatacaagatagtgttggaagttcctgccacagcaatcaggcagaagagcaaggaattaaaggcatacagcttggaagaaaagaaatcaaactcggtgttctctgatcacatcttctggaaacggttccagatgccaccaggatgctggccagacttccctggattgaagaccccaccaatgtgtcctggagctcagcttctccagagacacaccttactagggaaagagagagacagactgggagtatgaaccgaccagacaacgtccatgttcagcagggaagcaattacagtagccagaccttctaccttctgcaaaccccaatgaccctgggtccatgctcccagagggctagagaatgggaaagctatcatgggaggggttgggttatggggattgggtggtgggaattgtgtagagttgtacccctcctaccttatgttttagttcattaatcctttcttaaataaaaaataaaaaaaaagaaaagaagaaaagaagtcaaactctccctaattgcagatgacatgataatctACATAGAAAACCTAATGAATCCATCAACTAtgttttggatatcatcaggcaatacagtaaggtgtcaggctacaaaattaacactcaaaagtcagtggcattcctctatgcaaacactaacttagaagaagttgaaattcagaaatcaactccttttactatagcaacaaaaactgtaaaatatctaagaataaacctaaccaaagaagtgaaagacttgtatactgaaaattgtaagtcactactcaaggaaattgcaaaagacacaaagaagtggaaagatattccatgttcatgggttggaagaattaacaccattaaaatgaatatactacccagagccatatacaaacttaatgctattCCTATCAATATCACAaagacattttttaggagaaaagaacaaatgctacaaatgtagcatctggaaccagaaaagaactagaattgccaaaacaatcttgagaagaacagaaccggaggcatcacattcccagatctcaaattgtattatagggcccttgtcatcaaaactgctaggtactggaacatgaatagacacactaaccagtggaatagaactgagagcccagaagtaatccccctCGCCTATGGAcaattaatctttgacaaaggtgccagactattaaatggggaaagcaaagactattcaacaaatggtgttggaaacaatgagttgaaacatgcaaaagaatgaaactgaatcactatatttcaccaaatacaaaagtaaattgcaggtggatgaaggacttggatgttagaccagaaactaaaagatacttagaggaaaatattggcagaactcatttccgcataaattttaaagacatcttcaatgaaacgaatccaattaaaaagaagactaaagcaagtataaacctatgagactacatcaaattaaaaagcttctgcacagctaaagaaactactacccaaaccaagagacacctgacagaatgggagaagatctttacatgccatacctcaacaagaggctaataaccaaaatatataaagaacttgcaaatctaaacagcaagaaaacaaataaccccttccaaaaatgaggggacgacatggacagaatattcaccacagaagagatccaaaaggcctagaaacaggaaaaaaatgctccaagtctctgattgtcagagaaatgcaagtaaagacaacaatgagataccacttcactcctctaaGAATGTCATAGGTCAGAAAAggcaatagcagcaaatgctggagaagccgtggggtcaaaggaaccctcctacactgctggtgggaatgtcaactggtccagcttctatggaaaacagtctggagaactctcagaaggctagaaatggacctaccctatgatccttcaattcttctcatggggatatatcctaaggaacccaacacacccatccaaaatgatctgtgtatacataagttcttggcagcacaatttgtaatagccaaaatcaataacagatgagtggctgagaaagtagtggtatatatatgaatataactccgttataaaaatggtgactttaccattttcagccgatcttgcacgatcttggatggaccttgaaaaattcatgttaagtgaaataagtcagaaacagaaggatgaatatgggatgatctcactgtcaggcaggagttgaaaacaagatcagaaaggaaaacacaggtagcacctgaactgggattggcatattgcaccaaaataaaagactctggggtgggtgggtggagagaatctaagaaagatgacagaggacctagtaggggttgtattgttatatggaacactggaaaatgttaatgcatgtacaaacgattgtatttactattgaatgtagaacattaattccccaataaagaaattaaaaaaaaaaaacacttacgcATGCCCCATCCTCCCTCTGTACAGGAAGGGTGTCCTGGGGAGTCATTCCAGGCTGGTCCCTGTCGTTAGCAAGAACCATGCagctaatcaaatccaacagggacccaaaagagaggagaaaggatgaGCTGTTAGTCTGTTTTTCCCCCAAGTCAGTATTTGTTGCTACTATGTTTAATATCCTGTGCTACTTTTCAAAACAAATGAACATTCTTATGAAGTCAAGTCTAAATCTGGGGAAAGTAAGGAGTTTTATTTCAGGCAAGTGAGAGGAGCCCTGGAAAGTATGACATGGTCTGTGAGACTGGAGCTCTGGATCTGCAACTTCTCACAGATGAGAACCCATGGCCTAGGGCTctgtggagggagggaaggaaacttgttttgagaatcatgcaaaggggaaacctGGGCCTATTGATTCACCCAACAacagtgtgtatggggggggtgtGCAGGATTAAGGGTGATGGTTTATGGTCTAGTTCTCACTTGGGtaaaatttcccatctcaccatgataagtgtctacagtttatggaatttcaattcaCCTTTTGAAAATAGATGTTGTCTCCAATCACAagttaaaaggaagagaaaataaagagtgcTGACCACAAGTCCCTCAGAAATCAATAATGGAGTATGATACATATGTGAAGGAGGGACCAACACCTGCCTGAGTGGCAGGTGGCTCTAAACCAGAACTCACCAccatggggcagggcaggagagagggcCACACTGCTGTGCTGAGATCTGCATTATTTCATTACACATGAAAGATAGAAAATATGTACTGGCAAACATacctctccagacaggaatgccactcCTGCTTTTGCTGaacagacctgcagtgcaagaaattgggaagaaataaGTTCAACTCCACAGAACACTGATATCCatatttcctgtctctgtctgctGGGCCTCCCGTGCATGATTACACTGTCCCAGTTGACCcatgatttcttttgtttttcccttttaacgTTCagaagagaacgagagagaaaaacaaagacttcatgcttgagcaattggctttacaaacaacaagatgaaaatgttttagatgtaaaagtcatgaccacatggaaaaccaagatggaggtCTTACGAGAAAGTGACCACGAAGCTGTTCCTGGCCCAGCCTAGAACCAGTGACCTCCAgtctctgctggtggctctcctggacctctccaagtaggcagacacccacaggctaCGCAGGGGCACCGAGTGCTTGATGGTGAAGTTGCTTTCAAACCTGGAGGGACAGCAAGAAGACCTCTGTCACTCTGCCCTGTACTCTCAGCCGAGCCCATGAAGACCTGCTCCTGCAGctgtcctcatctggcagctcagcaagggtggggagaggggcctgagcactgtgtgtgctgactgACCCTGGAGACAACTCACCAAAGGCAGGAAGCAGCTAgccctcagagctgaggctccagtgtggccGCACTCTGTACTTCAGTGTTTACAAATGCCACTCAGCAAACAATGAGTGTCCTTTCCTGTTGCTGAAATTCTGATACTTATATTTTGTTACATTTAATTGTATATACTATATAATTAAACCTCACACATTAATAGAAATCATGCACTTTTTAGTTCAGACCTTCTAGTTTATTTCAGGCCTTCATACAAAAGAACACAATTGGAAAAAAATTCAATTCCTTTtcataaaggaatttaaaaaatatttccatttatttttttcaagaatttatttaggatgagaggaatagatcaccaggtagcctaatttaaaaatccatttggtgactgatgagagagacagagatagaatgacacatgacacaagcatatgcagtgccacagaACAGACCTGAGATTTGTACTGCtgagttgtttctacccagtgccaGAAACTTCTCCAGTCACAGTGTCACTCTCCTTCTCGCCCCCCCatgtatgtactttttttttttttgcactgctggggccttgcacatgcataacGTAACCACTATAGCCAactagcccaggaggtggcaccaggAGGCAGCATTCAGTGCTGCTTTGGCCCACATGGCCtgcactgtccccacccccaggtcaTATATGGAGATGGAGCATCTACATACTTTGAGCTAGAGATGAGCAAGACGTTGGCGTATAGGTGCAGCTGTCGCGCCTGCCTCCTGCGGCCCCTTTTGACCGTGGCTGTGGTGGCCAGCAGCAGCCTGCCACAGGGTCCCTCCCAAGCATCCTCTCCTTCAGAAGCAGCTGTGTCCTCAGAAGATCCTCTGGAACACATCAACCACAGCCACTCAGGGCTCAAATAGACAGCAGGTTTGCATGCTTAACATCCTCAGTGACAAGACAAgctagtcatttattttaatcCCCCAAAGAGAAACCCAGACTTCCAGTCAGGAGTCCCTGGGTTATAGAAAGCCCGTGTGAGAGATGAGGTTGCTTGGGGACTGATGGAGATGGGAGCAGTTTGAAGTGAGGACATTGGGCCTCGCCATCTTAGacgtgagggagagaggaagcagctAGGCCGCTCAGAGCTGctaggaagaaaaaaagcaaatagacaaagggagagagaaataaaaaaatgtccaACACAACAAGCAGGTTCTCTGGGAACTATAAGAGGCTACATTAAATGGCATGTagagctgtggagaggtgagggcaatgTGGCTGCAGGAGAGTCTAAAAATTTAGGTAACAGgaatctggaaaactgactccaaTCTTGTCTAAAGTGATTAATACATTTTGGGAAAAAATTATCAGAATCAGCAAATAATACTAAAAAGATCCAAATATCTCTAACTGCAAGGAAGTGGCTAGATAATACTGAACTATGGGTGGACTTCACTAGGACTGTCCAGTCTTAACAGCTATGATAATTCAATAGAACATGAAAGTTCTGGACAAACATGGcagattattttactcatttcattatttatacaGAAAACCCTCCCATGGACCCTGAGAAGTGTCTGCCTAAGAAGGTCTAACCTGCTTTCTCATATTCCACAGGACTGAGTGCCAGGAACAGGACTCTCTCTTcatgaaaccagagctgaagaccAACAGAGTCCTTTCCCATGTTTCAGAGGGAATGAAGCAGACCACTTCCCATCACTGCCCTGCTCCCCTGACAACCATACCCAGCACAGGGAGAGCCTACCTCAAGCAGGTGAGCCAGCCAAGGCACCCTGAAAGCCTGGAGGGCTTTCGGGTGGAAGCAGACATCCTTCACTCTTACTCCTTGACTTTGAAGAGAAAGTAAGAGTACAATACCCCGAGTACTGCCAACTTCGTCCGCAAGTCTGAAAATTCTGCAGTAGCCTTGGCCACTGGAGCTGTGATGTCACATTCTAAGGCTCTTGACATCACTGACACACTGCTGAACTGCCTCCTGGGGCCAGCAGTGCCCCCAGCTGTTGATCTTTAAAGACTAGTATTTCAGTTACGAGATGAAGGCAGCCTCACATGCAGGTGTAAGAAAGGACTTTTAGCTCTACTGACCCAGTGGTAGTACTTGCCTAGATTATAGTATCATGGTCAGGATGTTCACAAGGACAGAGTCAGACAAATATATTCATCTGCTCATGTTCCCTTTAAATTCATCTAGGCTTTTTTCCCACCTCTATCACTACTTTcaaatttcaaaaatgttttactgaattcctccttcatctcttttctttcttttttcccccctcatttagGAGTACAGTTTCTCACTGCTCCCATTACCAAAGGTCTgcatccccacctcacccccctggtaaccattatagttctcccacattCTTAGATAAAgctgcacatcttttttttttcacatttgtgtgtttaattctctacattttgaatgtgagtgaaaccattctgtcgCTGTCCCTTACCTCCTTACTGTCCCATAActttatgtcccataacttttttatccagtcatctgtcgaagGGCATTTGGGCTGTTTCCAAATGGGGGCTATGTAGTAGCTAAACTGGAGAAATGTGGGCTGTGTTTTTCCTAGTTGTTCAGGAAGCTTGAGGAACGcctgtcttttatttaccactagacacacaaccacctcaacattctgCCTCTGCCAGGTATCATTAATAGTTCTGGATGAGACCTAGGTTTGCAGGACTGtatgtttcagacatgtccatgcaGCTTCCAAGGAATGTTTTCAGCCCTGTCCAGGTCCTGGACCCCAAGGTGCTAATGACTGTCCACCACAAGTGGCTACTAATGATTTCTTATCTGCATCTACATATTGGCCtacatatttaagttattttcctgaggaaatgaaatagtgtcctatagtgagaactaaaaaaaaaaagaaaaagaaaaaaggcccaaTTCTTATGCGaccaacttttgaatggggaacagaaattcaacagaagagaccaccaatcacagtgtgattctagactcctggaaatattacccagaaaaaaaacaaagagggaagtgagggagtaaAGGTGGAACGTGAAACCTGACTGACACTGTGGAGAGGACAAACAAGGAAGCCTCCTTGGaagagctcatttgaaaggagacttattattatttttttttagagcactgctcagctctggcttatggtggtggcagaatttgaacctaggactctggcgCCTCTGACATGAATGtcatttgcataagcattatggtctctccctggctcttgatttatGTTAATCATTGCAGGGAATAATCCTGGCCCTGTCATCTGCACAGTGCCACTGAGTGGCCCCAATGCCCAACtgtataatattaaaataatttttcagagagagagagaaagagagagcaatggagaaagagagacctagtcatcatagcatctgcaacatcCATGAAGGCACtgaggccatgtatggtgctgatgctccaatgcagggactcaaacacgggaggcatgcactctaacagctgagctatctccagtcaccaaaatgtaataaacacactttgaattcatctaaaataccactgtgaataactgcaggaTAATATAAAATTGGGGGGGATTACAATTCTCACTGGCATTTTTAGCTAAAATTAGTTGAAGACCTGTTTCTAGACATCAACAttgttaaaaatattgtatttattcattcctttttgttgcccttcttttgttttttttttctttgttagtttgtttctgctattattgttgttcttactgatgtgctcattgttggataggacagagagaaatggagagaggaggggaaaaaagagagtgggagagagacataggcacctgcagacctgcttcattgcttgtgaagcgactccactgcaagaggggagtcggggtttgaaccgggatccctactccagcccttgtgctttgcaccaccggtGAGTGAccacctgtgctaccgccagactccctgacatcaacatgtttatgtccacagtgtcagtgagacaatcccccctctctctcatttagACATGGGTCAAAGTCAGTCATATCAGTTCCTGTTttcaaaggaaaaatggaaagactctaaGTTACAGAACAGCCTGACATGTGCTTCCAAAGAACATGAGCTGCTTAGAAGGGTCCCCAGAACAGCAATCCACACACTGTTACTGTGGTGCCGATCTCTGCATCTAGGCTTCCTCAGCAGCCCACACACCACCACTGGCAATGCTCTTTCTTATTCTTATCTTCACATTCTCTGAGCACGCTCTTGACAAACCAGACATGTGTGGTCACTCACAGGACTAACCAAGGCTGCTTCTCAAAATTGATGTCAATGTCCCTGGAGCCCCACGGTGGTCCCTCTAAATGTGCAGCACAGGGAGTTTCACCTGGAGCTATTCAGCACTGAGATCAGCCCCCCAGAGGAAGACCATCCTATGACAGAACAGAATCTCTGGGGTCTAAAAACTCCTCagttggtgcccacctgcagccagaCTTCATGTCTGCACACTGATGTGCTAAGAACGCTATGCTCTGAATGAAACTGTGCCTCCTCACTTCAATAATAGTAACTcactgagcttccttcagaagtaTGTTTAAATTCCAATATGCAGTTCATTCCAGTGGAAGAGAACTTCTAACAACTGGTGGGAAAATGCAAGTGCATCTACATTTATCTGGATGCTGAATCCCAAGCCCCAGACTGTTCAGTTATTTTCCTAACGTGTTCAGTCCTGGCTATGCTGTGTCATGTTCATAGTTGCGCAAGACCTGTAGGACTCCAAAGTCAGAAGCTAACACAGTAAGAATCAAAAGGTTTGGGCTGTGTGTGTCCATGTCCACATCACTGCCCCTGGCAAGTGTGGTGAGAGGGCTCAGGGCAAAGGCCAGGGCTTAGGTGCTGGCTCACCtgatagagagcacatgttaccatagtagaggacctgggttcaagtccttggtggTCCCCTCCTCAAAGGGGAAGAACTCAGAAGCAGATGAATAGTGCTGCATGTGATcgaattttctctttatttttcatagagaaaatgaaagaggaaagacagacatacagaaagggagagagacacctgctgctctgcttaactgctctgtgaagcctcctTTCCCCTGGGTTGAGGGcctaggtcttgaacctgggtccttgtacattattgtAGCTGTGCTCTATAGTGTGTGCCACCGTCTCCCCCATCCATCTGCGTgctccatcaaaagaaaaatgggaaaaagaagaagataaagcatggcctctaggaatggtggagttgggcaggtgtGGAGCCCCAGGTCTGGTGggacaaaatgaagcacagagtaaAGGCCGTCTCACATTAAACATTTCAGTGAACGTTCAAAGGTTCATTGTTCACCTCACTGTTGCCTTCCATCTtttgctgtttgtctgttttccttttgccatcatcttAATGGGGGCTTCCAGGTTTATGGGACAGAGTTGACATATGGGCACAATCCCAACCGCTGTCTCTTAACCTCTAGAGACACTCGGGTCTCCTGCCCTCAGACAGCAGGAGcgcctttgaagaagcttctggaagctccaggtgggaagcagtgacgTCAAGGACATGGCCATGTGGCTGAAGTCTAAGACTCCCTGAGCGCACCCATTCTATCTCCAGCAAGACTGAGAttcccctgtgcactgtgactcctggtggactcaAGGTGTGGTCTCCAAAGTGGGGGTCCTGGTGCCTCCTCagagcagaagtgcagacccatgtggacccaggaaatcaggcaggagctggAGTGGAAGCAGGAGCAGGACACAGAAGCTCAgggcatagagagagcagggaggagtatttcctggatgagtcatggtgttgagggagagaaggcaccacCCAGAAAGGGGAGTGGTTACAGCTGTAACTTTTGGCTATAAAAGTAGTGAACCTTTGgagtttcttccctttctttgattcctttccATTGCCTTATTGCTGTggagagaacttccaatactatgttgaagagttatggtgataatggacagcccagtctagtccctgatctgaacgggaatgttttcaatttctgtccattcagtatgatgttggctgtaggtttgctatatatgaattccactatcttgaCAAATTCCCCATCTACTCctgttttttgtagagttttgagcatgactgggtgttggattttatcaaaggctttctctccatctattgataatcatgtggtttttggttttgcttttattaatgtggtgaatggtGTTGATTGACTTATGCATATTGAACTAGGCTTGAATTCCAGGAGTAAATCCCACcctgttgtgatgaacaatcattttgttatactgctgtatctggttgactaggatcttgttcaatgatttagcatctatgttcatcagagatattctcttgagctttcctttttttgttgtgtccccatCTGCTTTTGGAGTAGGGTGATGCTGgctcacagaaggtggaaggatatgttcctgtttcttcgatctttcagaagagctttaaaagtataggtattaactatatcctaaaggttttgtagaattcatttgtaaaccatttggtcctggacttttgttgttgggaagctctaataactgttttgatttctttgtctgtaactgATGaatttaagttttgtagttcttccttgttcagttttggaagggtgtatgtttctaggaatattCTGTTTTtctggattcttttttaaaatttattattt
This portion of the Erinaceus europaeus chromosome 7, mEriEur2.1, whole genome shotgun sequence genome encodes:
- the LOC132539346 gene encoding uncharacterized protein LOC132539346; translated protein: MSRALECDITAPVAKATAEFSDLRTKLAVLGVLYSYFLFKVKEGSSEDTAASEGEDAWEGPCGRLLLATTATVKRGRRRQARQLHLYANVLLISSSKFESNFTIKHSVPLRSLWVSAYLERSRRATSRDWRSLVLGWARNSFVVTFSSVQQKQEWHSCLESCMVLANDRDQPGMTPQDTLPVQREDGACETFHLEQMTSETSRQLVPNPRQQRRSQKGRGVLADGRGSKMGFRGITRNSQPLGTLLDEHSFSIMYQQEATWQQSLFMQMRVAPVILRGPSMLALSSAQCPPSVRVHRGRGACSRPQDSSSTVLRCSSYNIFTGVTGPIICVSIP